One stretch of Bordetella avium DNA includes these proteins:
- a CDS encoding M81 family metallopeptidase, translated as MRWLLAMIKHETNTFSPVPTPLARFFRGSPEILCGERAIRAYEDTDSGLGGYIEVARRVGAEIVVPVAAESWPSSPTDAATYEQLCSLILNEVRKGGYDAILLDLHGAMVAEGVEDAEGQLLRRLREIDPRTPVGVTLDMHANVYDDIIQNANVVTGFHTYPHVDIRESGVRAAEVIVRTLKGEIKPVMRWGNVPMLPHVMCQGTHADPNKSLQARCIELEQGAVLAASVFVGFPHADIREAGLSAVVCTNDDPQAAQAYCDALLDQAWTQREKWVFHPEPLEPTIAHAKSLTQGPVVLLDHFDNTGSGGTMDTTTVLAEILRQELENVVFYAICDPQAAQEAASAGVGNTITIQLGGKVPMPALKVENRPLAVTGRVKLIFDGVYLNRGPMYRGVRNDTGLTVVLDTGRVEIIIVSRHQEPFDINCLLSAGIDPLQKRYVVLKSRVHWRAGFASMASEIIECTGTGVTTSDYSQIEFKHVRRPIYPLDTM; from the coding sequence ATGCGTTGGCTGTTAGCAATGATCAAGCACGAGACGAACACGTTTTCGCCCGTGCCCACACCTCTGGCGCGTTTTTTTCGCGGCAGCCCGGAAATCCTGTGCGGCGAACGCGCCATCCGCGCCTACGAAGACACCGATAGCGGCCTGGGCGGCTACATCGAAGTGGCGCGCCGCGTCGGCGCCGAAATCGTCGTGCCGGTGGCCGCCGAATCCTGGCCCAGTTCGCCCACCGATGCGGCCACCTACGAACAGCTTTGCAGCCTGATCCTCAATGAAGTGCGCAAGGGGGGCTATGACGCCATTTTGCTCGATCTGCATGGCGCGATGGTGGCCGAGGGGGTCGAGGACGCCGAAGGCCAATTGCTCAGGCGTCTGCGCGAAATCGACCCGCGCACACCCGTAGGAGTGACGCTGGACATGCACGCCAACGTCTACGACGACATCATCCAGAACGCGAACGTCGTCACCGGTTTCCATACCTATCCCCACGTGGACATCCGCGAAAGCGGCGTGCGCGCGGCCGAAGTGATTGTGCGCACCCTCAAAGGCGAGATCAAACCCGTGATGCGTTGGGGCAATGTGCCCATGCTGCCCCACGTCATGTGCCAGGGCACCCATGCCGACCCCAACAAATCCTTGCAGGCGCGCTGTATCGAGCTGGAACAGGGCGCGGTGCTGGCCGCTTCGGTATTCGTCGGGTTTCCGCACGCGGACATCCGCGAGGCGGGGCTGTCGGCCGTGGTCTGCACCAATGACGACCCACAGGCCGCACAGGCCTATTGCGACGCGCTGCTGGATCAGGCCTGGACGCAACGCGAAAAATGGGTCTTCCACCCGGAGCCGCTCGAACCCACCATTGCACACGCAAAATCGCTGACGCAAGGGCCGGTCGTGCTGCTGGATCACTTCGACAATACCGGCTCGGGCGGCACGATGGACACCACGACCGTGTTGGCCGAGATCCTGCGCCAGGAGCTGGAAAACGTTGTGTTCTACGCTATCTGCGATCCGCAGGCCGCGCAGGAGGCCGCCTCGGCGGGTGTGGGCAACACCATCACGATCCAGCTGGGCGGCAAAGTCCCCATGCCTGCGCTCAAGGTGGAAAACCGGCCGCTCGCTGTGACGGGCCGCGTCAAACTGATTTTCGACGGTGTGTATCTCAATCGCGGCCCCATGTACCGGGGCGTGCGCAACGATACCGGCCTAACCGTCGTGCTGGACACCGGGCGGGTCGAGATCATCATCGTGTCGCGCCACCAAGAGCCCTTTGACATCAACTGTCTGCTGTCGGCCGGTATCGATCCGCTGCAAAAGCGCTATGTGGTCTTGAAATCGCGCGTGCACTGGCGGGCGGGCTTCGCCAGCATGGCAAGCGAGATCATCGAGTGCACGGGCACGGGCGTCACCACTTCTGATTACAGCCAGATCGAGTTCAAACATGTCAGACGGCCTATTTATCCGCTGGACACTATGTAA
- a CDS encoding YdgA family protein: protein MKKSVALTAGVVIVLAGAWLGGTWYTGQRVADESQVRLDQINDYLTANFPGEGLKLEQLSYSRGFFSTQARYGLSAGGLPASILKPGARLEIDARVDHGPLPAGSLAQGHFLPTMAYMHAQIADTEAARTLFAGAQGKNPLSADAVLKYGGGASVQAEAAPLQLAEPKLSFGGARFDGDLGKQLSTVKGKLSLEPVTLLLPEDEQTTPMLVKLGPSVLDMDGKASQYGYHVGSSTLHVDSIDVQAQGEGGGHFAIGGLNYRAIASENGQFIDGQADFGLNSLSINGSALGSQQLSLKFARIDGAKVKAFNEVYTRLAAETAAKGRPQDDFDRAQIEQLVNAGLPLLADNPTIAIDPLVWKNDKGESRLNLTLTLALPAEAQKYDASFVRQAIKNLDLKLTLNKPMLTELGSTILQLQGQPPEAAAQQAVRQINNISGMAMMLNLGKLQGNDIISDLHYGNGIFSLNGRDMPVDALLGMLPQH from the coding sequence ATGAAAAAAAGCGTGGCGCTAACCGCTGGCGTGGTCATTGTGCTGGCAGGCGCATGGTTGGGAGGCACCTGGTACACGGGCCAACGTGTGGCCGACGAAAGCCAGGTGCGGCTGGATCAGATCAACGACTATCTGACGGCCAATTTCCCCGGAGAAGGCCTCAAGCTCGAACAGCTCTCCTATTCGCGTGGCTTTTTTTCGACCCAGGCCCGTTACGGGCTGAGCGCCGGCGGCCTGCCTGCCAGCATTCTGAAGCCGGGCGCACGCCTGGAAATCGACGCGCGTGTCGATCACGGCCCGCTGCCGGCCGGCTCGCTGGCGCAAGGCCACTTCCTGCCCACCATGGCCTATATGCACGCCCAGATTGCCGACACCGAGGCCGCACGCACCCTGTTTGCCGGCGCCCAGGGCAAGAACCCCTTGAGCGCTGACGCCGTGCTCAAGTACGGCGGCGGCGCCTCGGTGCAGGCCGAAGCCGCCCCCCTGCAATTGGCTGAACCCAAACTCAGCTTCGGCGGCGCCCGCTTCGATGGCGACCTGGGCAAGCAGCTTTCCACGGTCAAGGGCAAACTCAGCCTGGAGCCGGTCACGCTGCTGCTGCCGGAAGACGAGCAGACGACGCCCATGCTGGTGAAGCTGGGTCCGTCCGTGCTGGACATGGACGGCAAGGCCAGCCAATACGGCTATCACGTCGGCTCCAGCACGCTGCATGTGGACAGTATCGACGTGCAAGCGCAGGGAGAAGGCGGCGGCCATTTCGCCATCGGCGGCCTGAATTACCGGGCCATCGCCAGCGAGAACGGCCAGTTCATCGACGGCCAGGCAGATTTCGGCCTGAACTCACTGAGCATCAATGGCAGCGCGCTGGGCAGCCAGCAGCTTTCGCTGAAGTTCGCCCGTATCGATGGCGCGAAGGTCAAGGCCTTCAATGAGGTGTATACGCGCCTGGCCGCCGAAACCGCGGCAAAAGGCCGCCCGCAGGATGACTTCGACCGCGCGCAGATAGAGCAATTGGTCAATGCCGGCCTGCCCCTCTTGGCCGACAACCCGACTATCGCCATCGACCCCCTGGTCTGGAAAAACGACAAGGGCGAAAGCCGCCTGAACCTCACCCTCACGCTGGCCCTGCCTGCCGAGGCCCAGAAATACGATGCCAGCTTTGTGCGTCAGGCCATCAAAAACCTGGACCTCAAACTGACGCTGAACAAACCCATGCTGACGGAGCTGGGCAGCACGATTCTGCAATTGCAGGGGCAGCCGCCCGAAGCTGCCGCGCAACAGGCCGTGCGTCAGATCAACAATATTTCCGGCATGGCAATGATGCTCAACCTGGGCAAGCTCCAGGGCAATGACATCATCAGCGACCTGCACTACGGAAACGGCATATTCAGCCTGAATGGCCGCGACATGCCTGTAGATGCCTTGCTGGGCATGCTGCCGCAGCATTGA
- a CDS encoding DUF945 family protein, whose amino-acid sequence MKKRVAITSGVVIVGVGAWLGATWYTGKRIEEQTHQYLAQANEKLANVLPGLTIRLEQDRYDRGFFSSQARYTLSFTADKDDETPLAISFKSDIAHGPFPGGAIKRGKFLPQLAFVHSELESNEQIKPLFDMAQGKTPLWSNAIISYDGVVDDQAGIAALSLNKDGGAIDFSGAAINTVYDYRTQAVKGRLQADQLLVDVPKGDTPSKASLNGLSLDIDTHLGKFGVSVGNSGLLIKRLELQTPNIDQKLLIENLGYAVVVSEDDKFVGGKAVYKVDKVGLADTDLGGGELALSVSHLDGPALKSLSATYKQMMHSLMGAGQADEGQQDEQVASVIENATKLLAANPSLGIDQLVWRNTAGESRFNLALDLTLPPGKDLAALDLSEGASQLVQQLVKSIAAELKVSKPMAALLAQQVLTLRGASPEQAKREADETIQGLAGMAEMMALGRNDGDNIISKFNYADGRGELNGKEVPVKEWLAELGNSLGGDDVEEAEETIIFDTLEADMIGALLDEAGYDYDYDAATRRFTIDPDGMTPTAISATLICAPDCTTLRMQAVYDDLPVPSPADITRWNEEYQTFGRASINKRGKVVLQNDVDVSDGLSLDVLQIYLLTFLAISDDFPEIEE is encoded by the coding sequence ATGAAGAAGCGTGTTGCGATCACCTCCGGAGTGGTCATCGTTGGAGTGGGAGCGTGGCTGGGCGCCACGTGGTACACGGGTAAGCGCATCGAAGAGCAGACCCATCAGTATCTGGCGCAGGCTAACGAAAAGCTGGCCAACGTCTTGCCGGGCCTCACCATCCGCCTGGAGCAAGACCGCTATGACCGCGGCTTTTTCAGCAGCCAGGCACGCTATACCTTGAGCTTCACCGCCGATAAGGACGACGAGACGCCCCTGGCCATCTCGTTCAAGAGCGATATCGCCCACGGCCCCTTCCCCGGCGGCGCCATCAAGCGCGGCAAGTTCCTGCCTCAACTGGCTTTCGTTCACTCCGAACTGGAAAGCAACGAGCAAATCAAACCCCTGTTCGACATGGCCCAGGGTAAAACCCCGCTGTGGAGCAACGCGATCATTTCCTATGACGGCGTGGTCGATGATCAAGCCGGCATCGCCGCGCTGAGCCTCAACAAGGACGGAGGTGCAATCGATTTCAGCGGCGCGGCCATTAATACCGTTTATGACTATCGCACGCAGGCCGTAAAGGGCCGACTTCAGGCCGACCAGCTCTTGGTCGATGTGCCCAAGGGCGACACGCCCTCCAAGGCAAGCCTGAACGGCCTGAGCCTGGACATCGATACACATCTGGGCAAATTCGGCGTGTCGGTGGGCAATTCGGGCCTGCTGATCAAACGCCTGGAACTCCAGACGCCCAATATCGACCAGAAGCTGCTCATCGAGAACCTGGGCTATGCCGTAGTGGTTTCCGAAGACGATAAATTCGTCGGCGGCAAGGCGGTGTACAAAGTAGATAAGGTCGGCCTGGCCGACACCGATCTCGGCGGCGGCGAGTTGGCCCTGTCGGTCAGCCATCTGGATGGCCCGGCCCTGAAGTCGCTGAGCGCAACCTACAAACAGATGATGCACAGCCTGATGGGCGCCGGACAGGCAGATGAAGGCCAACAGGACGAGCAGGTCGCTTCGGTGATCGAAAACGCCACCAAACTGCTCGCGGCCAATCCCAGCCTCGGCATCGACCAGCTTGTGTGGCGCAACACGGCCGGCGAAAGCCGCTTCAATCTTGCGCTCGACCTGACCCTGCCGCCGGGCAAGGACCTGGCCGCGCTAGACCTGTCCGAAGGCGCCTCGCAACTGGTTCAACAACTCGTCAAAAGCATCGCTGCCGAACTGAAAGTCTCCAAGCCGATGGCAGCCCTGCTGGCGCAGCAAGTCCTGACGCTGCGCGGCGCAAGCCCCGAACAGGCCAAGCGCGAAGCCGACGAAACCATTCAGGGCCTGGCAGGCATGGCAGAAATGATGGCGCTGGGCCGCAACGATGGCGATAACATCATCAGCAAGTTCAACTATGCCGATGGGCGCGGTGAGCTCAACGGCAAGGAAGTGCCAGTCAAGGAATGGCTGGCCGAACTGGGCAACTCGCTGGGCGGCGACGACGTTGAGGAGGCCGAAGAAACGATCATCTTCGACACCCTCGAGGCCGACATGATTGGCGCTCTGCTCGACGAAGCGGGCTACGACTACGACTACGATGCCGCCACGCGCCGCTTCACGATCGATCCCGATGGGATGACGCCCACCGCTATCAGCGCTACGCTGATCTGCGCGCCGGACTGCACCACGCTGCGCATGCAAGCCGTCTATGACGACCTGCCTGTCCCCTCCCCAGCCGACATCACGCGCTGGAACGAGGAGTACCAAACCTTCGGACGCGCCTCGATCAACAAGCGGGGGAAGGTCGTATTGCAAAACGATGTCGATGTCTCCGACGGCCTCTCGCTCGACGTCCTGCAAATCTACCTGCTGACCTTCTTGGCCATCAGCGACGATTTCCCGGAAATCGAAGAGTAA
- a CDS encoding FkbM family methyltransferase has translation MSFTARLSAAAKWPAWRARRTLWKINKRRYRPSFGPAYAPGLALRSMGTAYGGWTFVDDPQLRCAHIISCGLGTDASFDIKFATHYGASTLIVDPTPSAIRHFRAIEARLGEPAALPYPKKGNIPAEAYDLRAIRPGQLRLAPTALWVEAGNIRFYAPPDNGVSHSINNYGNHYRHDTPYIEVAAAPLDILMRDYGLSVPPLIKLDIEGAEIEVIHDMMEKGIFPQQILVEYDELARPSARNQARIQDAHHALLAHGYLLVHCDGHMNFTYWRN, from the coding sequence ATGTCTTTTACTGCCAGGTTAAGCGCCGCGGCCAAATGGCCCGCATGGCGCGCTCGACGCACGCTCTGGAAAATCAATAAACGCCGCTATCGCCCGAGCTTCGGTCCTGCCTATGCTCCCGGCCTGGCGCTGCGCAGCATGGGTACGGCCTATGGCGGCTGGACTTTTGTCGATGATCCGCAGTTGCGCTGCGCCCATATCATCAGCTGCGGCCTGGGCACCGATGCCTCTTTTGACATCAAATTCGCCACCCACTACGGGGCAAGCACGCTTATCGTCGATCCGACGCCCAGCGCCATCCGCCATTTCAGAGCGATCGAGGCCAGGCTGGGCGAACCCGCGGCCCTCCCCTACCCGAAAAAAGGCAACATCCCTGCCGAAGCCTATGACTTACGCGCCATCCGGCCAGGCCAGCTACGCCTGGCTCCCACGGCCCTGTGGGTAGAGGCCGGCAACATCCGTTTCTACGCTCCGCCCGACAATGGCGTGTCGCACTCGATCAACAACTATGGCAATCACTACCGGCACGACACGCCTTATATCGAAGTCGCCGCCGCGCCGCTGGACATACTGATGCGCGATTACGGCCTCAGCGTCCCGCCGCTGATCAAACTCGACATCGAGGGTGCCGAAATCGAAGTCATTCACGACATGATGGAGAAAGGGATTTTCCCGCAGCAGATACTGGTGGAATACGATGAGCTGGCCCGCCCGAGCGCCCGCAACCAGGCGCGCATTCAGGACGCACACCACGCCCTCCTGGCCCACGGCTACCTACTCGTTCACTGCGATGGCCATATGAACTTCACCTACTGGCGAAACTGA
- the gcvP gene encoding aminomethyl-transferring glycine dehydrogenase, producing MSRALDTHSDFIPRHIGPSEADQAKMLATIGCSSLDALLEEVVPPRIRNQAPLALPGARSEPDVLAELKQMAARNKVFRNYIGQGYYGTHTPNVVLRNVLENPAWYTAYTPYQPEISQGRLEALLNYQTMVADLTGLDISNASLLDEGTAAAEAMTLARRSAKSKSAVFFVSQHCHPQTIEVVRTRAQGLEIDVLVGDESQGLPECFGVLLQYPHSLGGVVNYRELAEAAHAQGAVVACATDLLALALLTPPGEWGADIAVGTAQRFGVPFGFGGPHAGFMACRDAFKRNMPGRLVGVSKDAQGNPALRLALQTREQHIRREKATSNICTAQVLLAVMAGLYAVWHGPAGLRRIATRVHTFAGVLRQHVQALGLTVENDSYFDTLLINTGPATPAVLRAAECAHINLRRVDAGRVAVSIDETVTVEDLQALINVFAAGLGKDDITLDAATLAPEAGLPAGTVRTSPILSHPVFSSVQSETDMLRYLRKLADKDLALDRSMIPLGSCTMKLNATAEMIPITWPEFALIHPFAPADQTAGYRELIERLSAALCEITGYDNISLQPNSGAQGEYAGLLAIRGYHQARGEHQRNICLIPSSAHGTNPASAQLAGMDVVVVASDDHGNVDLDDLRAKIEQVGDRLAALMITYPSTHGVFEETVTEICERVHAAGGQVYLDGANMNAMVGVAKPGKFGSDVSHLNLHKTFCIPHGGGGPGVGPVAVRAHLAPYLPGVLNEQGKLDAEAKVGPVSAAPYGSAGILAIPFVYISLMGAEGLRRATEVAILNANYVATRLREYYPVLYAGRHGRVAHECILDIRPLKESIGISAEDIAKRLMDYGFHAPTMSFPVAGTLMVEPTESEGLAELERFIDAMIAIRAEVAQVERGERDREDNVLKNAPHTAQMLLAEEWHHAYPRQQAAYPLASLRDGKYWPPVARVDNAYGDRNLVCSCLPIEAYI from the coding sequence ATGTCGCGCGCCCTAGACACCCACTCCGACTTCATCCCCCGCCATATCGGTCCGTCCGAAGCGGATCAGGCTAAGATGCTGGCAACCATAGGCTGCTCCAGCCTGGATGCCTTGCTCGAGGAGGTCGTTCCTCCCCGCATCCGCAATCAGGCGCCGCTGGCGCTGCCCGGCGCGCGCAGCGAGCCGGACGTGCTGGCCGAATTGAAACAGATGGCGGCGCGCAACAAGGTGTTTCGCAACTACATCGGCCAGGGTTATTACGGCACGCATACGCCCAACGTCGTATTGCGCAACGTGCTGGAAAACCCGGCTTGGTACACGGCTTACACGCCCTACCAACCCGAGATTTCGCAGGGCCGTCTCGAGGCCTTGCTCAATTACCAGACCATGGTCGCCGATCTGACCGGCCTGGATATTTCCAATGCTTCGCTGCTCGACGAAGGCACGGCGGCCGCCGAAGCCATGACGCTGGCGCGCCGCAGCGCCAAGTCCAAGAGCGCGGTGTTTTTTGTTTCGCAGCACTGCCACCCCCAGACCATCGAGGTGGTGCGCACCCGTGCCCAGGGGCTGGAGATCGACGTGCTTGTGGGCGACGAGTCGCAGGGGCTGCCGGAGTGCTTTGGCGTGCTGCTGCAATATCCGCACAGCCTGGGCGGCGTGGTGAATTACCGTGAGTTGGCCGAAGCCGCTCACGCTCAGGGCGCGGTCGTGGCCTGCGCGACCGATCTGCTCGCACTGGCGCTGCTGACGCCGCCGGGAGAGTGGGGCGCCGATATCGCCGTTGGCACGGCTCAGCGTTTTGGCGTGCCTTTTGGCTTTGGTGGCCCGCATGCGGGTTTTATGGCTTGCCGCGATGCCTTCAAGCGCAATATGCCGGGCCGTTTGGTCGGCGTCTCGAAAGATGCCCAGGGCAATCCGGCGCTGCGTCTGGCGCTGCAAACCCGCGAACAACACATCCGCCGCGAGAAAGCCACCTCGAACATCTGCACGGCCCAAGTGCTGCTGGCCGTGATGGCTGGCTTGTATGCGGTCTGGCACGGCCCGGCCGGCCTGCGCCGCATCGCTACGCGCGTGCACACGTTTGCCGGTGTGTTGCGCCAGCATGTGCAGGCGCTGGGCTTGACGGTCGAAAACGACAGCTATTTCGACACGCTGCTGATCAATACCGGCCCGGCCACGCCCGCTGTCTTGCGCGCGGCCGAGTGCGCGCACATCAATCTGCGCCGCGTGGATGCCGGGCGCGTGGCCGTCTCGATCGACGAGACCGTCACCGTCGAAGATTTGCAGGCTCTCATCAATGTGTTTGCCGCCGGTCTGGGCAAGGACGACATCACGCTGGACGCCGCCACCCTGGCGCCCGAGGCAGGCCTGCCTGCCGGCACCGTGCGCACATCCCCGATTCTGTCGCATCCGGTTTTCTCCAGCGTGCAGTCCGAAACCGATATGCTGCGCTATCTGCGCAAGCTGGCCGACAAGGATCTGGCCCTGGACCGCAGCATGATCCCGCTGGGCTCCTGCACCATGAAGCTGAACGCCACGGCCGAGATGATTCCCATCACCTGGCCGGAGTTCGCCCTGATTCATCCCTTTGCCCCCGCTGACCAGACTGCGGGTTACCGCGAACTGATCGAGCGTCTGTCGGCGGCCCTGTGCGAAATCACCGGCTACGACAATATCAGTCTGCAACCGAATTCCGGCGCCCAGGGCGAGTACGCCGGCTTGCTGGCCATCCGCGGCTACCATCAGGCGCGCGGCGAGCATCAGCGTAATATCTGCCTCATTCCGTCGTCGGCCCATGGCACCAATCCGGCCTCTGCGCAATTGGCCGGTATGGATGTGGTGGTCGTGGCCTCGGACGACCATGGCAACGTTGATCTGGATGACCTGCGAGCCAAGATCGAGCAGGTCGGGGATCGTCTGGCCGCCCTGATGATCACCTATCCTTCGACGCATGGCGTGTTCGAAGAAACCGTCACCGAGATCTGCGAGCGGGTGCATGCCGCCGGCGGTCAGGTCTACCTCGATGGCGCCAACATGAATGCGATGGTGGGCGTGGCCAAGCCGGGCAAGTTCGGCTCTGACGTTTCTCACCTGAATCTGCACAAGACCTTCTGCATTCCGCATGGCGGCGGCGGCCCGGGCGTCGGTCCGGTCGCGGTCCGTGCCCATCTGGCGCCTTACTTGCCGGGTGTGCTCAATGAGCAGGGCAAGCTGGATGCCGAAGCCAAGGTGGGTCCGGTGTCGGCCGCGCCCTACGGTTCCGCGGGCATCCTGGCCATTCCTTTCGTGTACATCTCGCTGATGGGAGCGGAAGGCCTGCGCCGCGCGACCGAGGTGGCGATTCTCAATGCCAACTATGTGGCGACGCGTCTGCGTGAATACTATCCGGTGCTCTATGCCGGCCGTCATGGCCGCGTAGCGCACGAGTGCATTCTGGATATCCGTCCGCTCAAGGAAAGCATCGGCATCAGTGCCGAAGATATCGCCAAGCGCCTGATGGACTATGGTTTCCATGCTCCCACCATGAGCTTCCCGGTGGCAGGTACCTTGATGGTTGAACCCACCGAGTCTGAGGGTCTGGCGGAACTGGAACGTTTCATCGATGCCATGATCGCCATCCGCGCCGAGGTTGCCCAAGTCGAGCGCGGCGAACGTGACCGCGAAGACAATGTGCTCAAGAACGCGCCGCATACGGCGCAGATGTTGCTGGCCGAAGAATGGCACCATGCCTATCCGCGTCAGCAGGCGGCTTATCCCCTGGCGTCGCTGCGCGACGGCAAGTACTGGCCGCCGGTTGCGCGGGTGGACAACGCCTATGGCGACCGTAATCTGGTCTGCTCCTGCCTGCCCATCGAAGCCTACATCTGA
- the gcvH gene encoding glycine cleavage system protein GcvH codes for MSLPTDRKYTTSHEWVKAEGDVFVVGITENAQDQLGDLVFVGDVSVGANLKAGETAGVVESVKAASDIYAPVDGVIVAFNDELEANPNLINESAFTAWIFKIKPLNAADADKLLDAAGYEAVANG; via the coding sequence ATGAGTCTGCCTACCGATCGCAAGTACACCACCTCCCACGAGTGGGTCAAGGCCGAAGGCGACGTATTCGTCGTTGGCATTACCGAAAACGCCCAGGATCAATTGGGTGATCTGGTTTTCGTGGGCGACGTGAGCGTTGGCGCCAACCTCAAGGCGGGCGAAACCGCCGGCGTGGTCGAGTCCGTCAAGGCGGCTTCGGATATCTACGCACCGGTTGATGGCGTGATCGTCGCCTTCAATGATGAATTGGAAGCCAATCCCAACCTGATCAATGAGTCGGCCTTCACGGCCTGGATCTTCAAGATCAAGCCGCTCAATGCCGCCGACGCCGACAAGCTGCTGGACGCAGCCGGCTACGAGGCAGTCGCCAACGGCTGA
- the gcvT gene encoding glycine cleavage system aminomethyltransferase GcvT, which translates to MSASLKHTPLAETHLAAGARMVDFGGWEMPLAYGSQLEEHHAVRQDAGMFDVSHMLNADITGPDATAFLRYLVANDVARLNTPGKALYSCMLNPQGGVIDDLIIYYFAPDSWRVVVNAGTAEKDMAWMARVAAAGNFDVVITPRRDLAMIAVQGPNARAKVWAARPAWQPASEGLGPFTAAILPEDTLVARTGYTGEDGFEIVLPASAAVALWQDLVAQGVRPCGLGARDTLRLEAGMNLYGQDMDELVQPNQAGLSWTVSLKDAERRFIGRDALEQFATPCAFLGLKLSERGVMRAHMAVRTPQGMGLTTSGTMSPTLGVSIAFARLPLDVQPGSAVEVDIRGKWVPALVCKLPFVRNGKAVEHS; encoded by the coding sequence ATGTCCGCCTCTTTGAAACATACTCCCCTGGCCGAAACCCATCTGGCCGCTGGCGCCCGCATGGTCGATTTCGGCGGCTGGGAAATGCCGCTGGCCTATGGCTCGCAACTGGAAGAGCATCATGCCGTGCGTCAGGATGCCGGCATGTTCGACGTTTCGCACATGTTGAACGCCGATATCACCGGCCCGGACGCGACGGCTTTTCTGCGCTATCTGGTGGCCAATGATGTCGCGCGCCTGAACACACCGGGCAAAGCCCTTTACTCCTGCATGCTCAATCCGCAGGGCGGCGTGATCGACGACCTGATCATTTATTACTTCGCGCCGGACTCCTGGCGCGTGGTCGTCAATGCCGGTACCGCCGAAAAAGACATGGCTTGGATGGCGCGCGTGGCTGCCGCCGGCAACTTTGATGTCGTCATCACGCCCCGCCGGGATCTGGCCATGATTGCCGTGCAGGGCCCCAATGCCCGCGCCAAGGTCTGGGCGGCCCGTCCCGCCTGGCAGCCTGCATCCGAGGGGCTTGGCCCGTTCACGGCCGCCATCCTGCCGGAAGATACCCTGGTGGCCCGCACGGGCTATACCGGAGAAGACGGTTTCGAGATTGTGCTGCCGGCCAGCGCTGCCGTTGCGCTTTGGCAGGATCTGGTCGCTCAGGGTGTGCGTCCCTGCGGGCTGGGCGCGCGCGACACGCTGCGTCTGGAGGCGGGCATGAATCTCTACGGCCAGGATATGGATGAACTCGTTCAGCCGAATCAGGCTGGTCTGTCCTGGACGGTGTCGCTCAAAGATGCCGAGCGCCGCTTCATCGGCCGCGATGCGCTGGAGCAATTCGCCACGCCCTGCGCCTTTCTGGGCCTGAAGTTGTCCGAGCGTGGCGTCATGCGCGCGCACATGGCGGTGCGCACGCCGCAGGGCATGGGCCTGACCACCAGCGGCACCATGTCGCCCACCTTGGGCGTGTCCATCGCCTTCGCCCGTCTGCCGCTCGATGTGCAGCCGGGTAGCGCCGTCGAGGTGGACATCCGCGGCAAATGGGTGCCGGCGCTCGTCTGCAAATTGCCCTTTGTGCGTAACGGCAAAGCCGTCGAACACTCGTAA